TGGGGATGCTCCTCCTGCTGTCGGTGATCGAGAACGTCGGGTACCGCCAACTGACCGTCTGGTGGCGGCTGAAGGGGATCGTCAGCTACTTCCGCAAGCAGAACGCCTGGGGTGTGATGACGCGGACCGGCTTCCAGACCTCGTGATGCGCGCGCTCCTCCTGTTCCTGCTCGTGACCCTGCCCGCCTCGGCGCAGTCGTGGGGCGCCACGGCGTCGACGGCCGCCGAGGTCGTGGACGGGCTCGACCCGTGGCTCGAGTCGCGGGTGTCGGTCGGCGGCCGGGCCGGGGTGCTGGCCGGCGTCGCCGAGGCGGGCGTGGTCGAGCGCTACGACCAAGCCGCCCCGTTCGTGGGCGCCGACCTCTACCCGACGCTCGCCGACGGCGCCTACGGCAACGTCCGCGCGCGCTGGTCGCCGGGCTCCGACGTGACGGCCCGGCTCGACCTCGGCGCCGAGGCGTTCGTCGCCCTCGGAAGGGGCTGGGAGGCCTCGGCCGGCGGCCGGCGCCTCGCCTTCGCCGACCGCGACGTGTGGATCGCGACGGCAAGCGGCGCGCGCTACGTCGGCCCGTGGTACGTCCGCGGCCAGCTCGCGGCGGTCCCCGACGGCGACCGCGTGCCGGTCTCCACGCGCCTCCTCGTGCGCCACCTCGGCGATGGAGAGGGCGGCGCGTTCGGGTCGTTCTGGGAGCTCTCGCTGGCGCGCGGGGAAGAGGCCGTCGTCGAGTCGACGGGGCGGACGGCCGTCCGCGGGTCGTGGGCCGTGGCCGGACGGCTCCAACGGTCGCTGTCGGGGCCGGTCGGCGTCACGCTCGGCGCCGGCTACACGGCCGACGGCGACCTCTCCCGCGGCGCCGCCGAGGCGGGCGTGTTCGTGCGGTTCTAGGCGGACCGGACGCGCCCCGCTTCGGCGGACCAGAGCGGGGCGCGAGGGCCGGAGCCGAACGGGCTAGCGCGCCGCGACGAGGCGGGCGGTGCCCGGGTCCACGTCGGTCGGGGTCCCGGCGAGGAGGCCCGCGAGCCAGGCGTCGAACGAGACGCCCGCCGAGACTAGCGTGTACCGAGCACGGAGGAACGTGTGCGCGTCGCCTTCGGCGAAGAACGTCCCCCACGACTCGGGAAGCTGGGCGCGGACGTCGCGGAGGCCGGCCGCGAACTCCTCATCGGTGATGGGGTCGCCCGGGGCCTGGCCGAAGCCGTAGAACTGCTGGAACACGTCGTCGCCGAGGTGGCTGGCGAGGCCGAACGTGGCGTCCGGGTAGCGCGTCGCGTAGTAGTCATAGACGCCCGGGAGCGCGTCGGGCTGGAAGAGCTGGGGGGCGGACGGGAGCGCGGCCGAGCCGTTGTAGAGCGTGACGACCTGCGTCACGAGCTGCGGGCTCAGGACGTTGTCGGCGAAGAACAGCGGGCCCGAGTCGTCGACGAGGAAGAGGTCGGCGTCGTCGAACGTCTGGGCCACGGCGTCGAAGTTGAACAGCGTTCCGAGGCCGCCGGCCGACGAGCCGGCGAGGAGCACGCGGCTCTGCGTGCCGAGGCCGTCCTCGAGGAGGGCCAGCGCCCGCTTGACGTTCTGGTGGCCCACGAACTGCTGCGTGCCGTCGACGCCGGCCGCCTGGAGCAGCGTGTTGTTCGGGAAGCTCCCGGCGTGGACGTCGCCCGTGCAGTACGGCACGTAGACCACGTTCCAGTCGCCGACCGGGTTGGCGGCGGACGTGCTGAACACGCCGGCCTCGCCCGCCTGGGCCACGAGGCCGGCGAAGTCGGTGGCGCCGAACGACGACGGGTTCGTCGAGCACGTCGCGCCGTTGAAGCAGGCGCCGCCTCCCTCGAGGTAAATCATCAGGTCGTCGGAGTCCTCTTGAAGGCGAACGCCGATACCGGTCGGCGAGCCGTCGCGGCAGACGGAGCCCTCGACCTCGACGAACGTCCATTCGCCGGGGGCCACGTCGGCGAGCGGGCCCTCGGGCTCGGACGAGTCGCAGGACGTGAGGGCGAGCGCCGCGAGGGCGAGGGCGAAGAGCGAAAGGCGGGGCATGGGGGGATCGGTGGACGCGGCCCCGAATCTACGTGTGGGGTGAACGGTGTTAAGGGGAATCCTCGGCCCCGCCGGGGCGGTTCGGGCCTCTCGAGGCCACGGCGGCCGGCCGACGCCGGGGCGCCGTTACCTTCTCTCGCCCCTCGCTCTGCGCCGTGACGTACTGGCTCTGGTCCGTGCCGCCCGACGTGTACCCGGCGGCCCTCCGCGCGGGGACGTTCGCGCTGTGGCGTCAGGGGCGCGCGCGGCTCGAGGAGGTCCGCCCCGGGGACCGGATCTTCGCGTACCTCCCGGGCCGGCAGGTCATCGCCGGGGAGTTTGAAGCGATCGGGCCACCGTTCGAGGACGCCACGGCGCTCGCCCCAGGTCGCCACCTTCCGCACCGGCTCCGCGTGCGTCCGGTCGCCGTGCTCCCAGAAGAGTTGTGGGTCCCGCGGGACGGTGTCGCCGACGACCTCCGGGTCCTGGAGGAGTACTCGGAGCACGCACCGGAGACGCGGTTCCGGCGCGTCGTGCAACAGGTGCTGCACCCGCTCCCGCGCATCGACGGGACGGTCCTGTCGTTCGTCGTCCAGGCCCGCCTCGGCACCGATCCCGACGCGCTCATGGGGGCCGTCGAGGCGGTCCGCCAGGCGCGGGCCGAGGCGCTCGACGCGTCCCGTCGCCCCCCCGAGGCGGCGGAGCCTGCGCCCGCCTCGGTCGTGGCCGAAGCCTCGGTGGGCTACGTCGCTCCGGAGGATTTCGACCGAGCAGCGGCGATGGAGCGGTTGCTGGGCGATCTCGCGTCGAGGGGCTACCGCTACGCCCCGTGGGCCGTGGCCGCTTACGTGACCGCCCTCCGCACCAAGCCGTTCGTCCTGTTGGCCGGCGTGACCGGAGTCGGGAAGAGCCGCCTGCCCGTCCTCGTCGCGGAGGCGACGGGCGGCACGTCGACAGTGCTCCCCGTCCGTCCCGACTGGACCGATCCGGCCGAGACAATGGGGTTCGTAGATCTCGGTGGACGGTTTCGTCCCGGTGCTGTGCTCCGTGCGGCGCACGGGGCCGCCGAGGACCCCGATCGGTTCCACACGCTCGTGTTCGATGAGATGAATCTTGGGCGTCCGGAGCACTATCTCGCCGAGGTGCTGAGCCGAATCGAACAGCGTGCTCCGGCGCCCGGTGGCTACGAGAGCCCTCCGCTCTTGACCGAGACGCTTCAGGCCGGCGATGCCCTCTGGCAGGCCGTCCGCCTGCCGCCGACGCTCGGTCTCGTCGGGACCGTCAACGTGGACGAGAGCGCGCACGCGTTCAGCCGGAAGGTGCTCGACCGCGCGTTCGTGATCGAGCTCGTCGCGAGGGACCTCGGCGACTGGCAGAGCGCGTCCGTCGAGGAGTCCACCGACCGGTGGCCGGCCGAGGCATGGACGCCGCGGGCCGTCCGCCTCGGCGAGCTGACCGGTCTGACCGGCGACGAGCACGCGTCGGTCGCCCGCACGGTCGGTGCCGTCACCGAGGCGGGCCACGTTCTCGCCCCGTCCGGCCTCGGCGTGGGCTACCGGACGCGCGACGAGGCGGCGCTGTTCGTGCTGCACGCGGCGGAGGCGCCGGGCGCGTTCCGGGACGAGGCGGAGGCGCCCGTCGACCCGCTCGACCTGGCGCTTCTGACGAAGCTGGTGCCTCGCCTGGATGGCGCCCGCTCGGCCGCTCGCTCGGCGGCCTACGGCCTGCTCGGCTGGACCCTCGATGGCTCCACCGCCGACGCCCGGGACGCCGAACGGATCGTCGACGACTGGATCACCGACGGCCGACCGGAGGCCCTCCCGGACGCGCGCTTCCCTCGGACCGCCGCCCGCCTCGCCCGGATCGTCGAAGGCGCGCTCGACGACGGAGTCGCCTCGTTCTGGGGCTAGGCGTGAGCGTCAGGAACGGGCGGATCGGGAAGGCCGGCCCTCTGACGTCCCACCCCTTCGCATCGCTCGTCGGATCTGGTCGGCCGTCTCCACGAAATCGGCGGCCGACTCGCTGACCGCGGGGTCGACGGGGAGGTGGAGGTCCATCACGAGATCCTGGTCGCTGCCCGAGGAGGTGGCCCCGAGGCGATGGAGCCAGTACGTCATCCGTTCGTTTTCGCGCCCGACGACGCCACGGAGCGTCTGCACGCCGACGCTCGGAGCGACGACGGCGAGGACCGCCAGCAGCAGTTGCCCCACCCCGTGGCCCTGCGCCGTGTCGAGCACCGTCAGGGAGAACTCCGCGATCGACGGCGCTTCCTTGAGCCGGATGAACCGGCCGACGCCGAAGCCGGGCGCGTCGGGGGCCTGGAGGTCGAGGGCGCCCCACGCCACGTGATCGTGCCCGTCGACCTCGGTGAGGTAGCGGAGGTGGGCGTCGCTGAGGGTGGAGACCGACCCGAGAAAGCGGAGCCGGCGCGAGTCGGCCGAGAGCTCGTCGAAGCCGGCCGCGAGTCGGTCCTTGTCAGCCGCGACGACCGGGCGGAGGACGACGGGGCGCCCGTCTCGGAGCGTCAGCCGGAGGACGGGCGGAGTGGACATGGCACGGCGTCGTAGGGGCGGTAGCATACGGCGTGGAGACCCTGTTCACCGTCGACTCCGCCCGCGTCCGCCTGACGTGGAGCGGCCCCCGCCCGGCTCCCCCGGCCGTGGCCCCCATGGCCGTCACCGTCCTCGCCGCCGAGGACCTCCGAGTGACGACGGCCGGTGGCTCGCATGCCATCGCGTTGGAGGAAGAGACGACGTACCTCGTCCTTGTCGAGGGCCGAGACGACCAAGCCGTCGTGCTGGAGCACCGGGACCCCGTCGTCACCTCTGGACTGGCGTCGGCGAATGAGGGTCGCGTGCTCCACGGGCGCATCCGAGTCGGGTCGCAAGCGGGGAGAATCCGCTTCGATGTCCGATCCGGGAGCACAACTCTGTTTCGACTTGAGATGGACGTGCTCCCGACAAAGTTGAACGGTGCGGAGGTGTCGGCGATGCGGTCCGAGGTGGAGGCGGCGGCCGCGGGTCTGGCGGTCGCTGCGCTCCGTCCGACGACCGTCGCGGTCGAGCGGGGGGGCGAGGTGCCGTCGGTGCCAGTCTGGCTCGCCGCCCTCGGCCAGTCCGTCGAGCGGCTGGCCGAGGCGGTGCGGGAGATCGACCGACGGCCGGTGCTCGACGCCGCGCGTTCGGTCTCTGGGCAGCGACCCGGGCGAATCCGGCGCCCCTCGGCGGAGACCTGGCGGGCGGCGCGGCGACGGGGGCTGGCGGGGCCGACGCTCCCGGCACGACCGGCCCACCTCTCGTCTGACACGCCCGCGCACCGCTGGCTGGCCGCCCGCCTCGGTGTGGTCGCACACCGTCTCCGGGTCCTGCTCCGGCACGAGGGAGCACGCCGGTCGAGTGCCCGGCGAGAGCGTGTGGCTCGCGACCTCAGAGCCTTGTTGGCCGAAGTCGATTCGCTCCGGAAAGGGACGCTGATGGAAACGGTCGGAGCACGGGCGCCCTCGGTCCCGCCCCTCGTGCTCCGGCGGCATCCGGTGTACGCCGCCGCCTACGACGCGCTCCGCCAGCTCGACCGCGGGATCGACCTCCGGTCCGGGAGCCTCGACGTGGCGACCCAAGACCTCGCGGTCCTCTTCGAGACCTGGGTCGCGCTCGCCGTCGTCCGCGTGTTCGCCGACGTGCTCGGAGCGGAGCCGCCTGCCCGTCCGTTCGGCGTCGACGCAGTGGGGACCGACGTGAGGCTGCGGCGGGGGCGGAGCCACGGCGTCCGCCTCCAAGGCCGCGGGATGGACGTCGAGATCGTCAACAACCCACGCTTCCCGGCGCCACCCGCGCTGCTCACCCAGCGGCCGGACCTCCTCGTCACGATCCGCCACGGCGGTACGACCCGACGCGTCGTGCTCGACGCGAAGTACCGTCGCGACGACTCCGCCGCGTACCGCCGCCGGCACGGCGCGGCGGGGCCACCCGAGGACGCGCTCGGCACGCTCCACCGCTATCGCGACGCCATCGTCGAGGGGCCGCCCGTCGAGATCGCTGCCGCCCTGTTTCCAGGCACGGCCGACGACGCATTCTTCCGATCCCGCCTGTGGACGAGCCTCGGGAGCCTCGGCGTGGGCGCCATTCCCTTCCGCCCCGGCGACCTCGGCGCGCTCACCCGGTTCGTCGCCGACCTTACTGAATAAGGTTGGCTTCGCGCGCCGCCAGCGCGGCGAGCGGGACCTGGTCGGTCGAGAGCACGTCGGCGCCCGTCGCGAGGATCGCGTCGTACGGCTCGGGCGAGGACGCTGCGCGGGCCGCGGCGTCGATGGCGCCGAACGCCCCCGCCTGCGCCCGGATGCCCACCGCGTGGAGCCGGTCGACGACGGTCGGGTTCGGGACGCCGACCCCGGTCCAGGCGATCACGCGTCCCAGGTCGACGGGGGAGGCGAGCAGGGCGTCCACCTCGGCCGGCGTCTCGGCGGTCGCGGAGACGACGAGGTCCGGGGCGATCGCGAACAGCCGCTCGTGGTCCTCCAGGGAGTACGTGATGACGGCCACGCGGTCGGCCGCGTCGTGCTGGCGGATGGACGCGACGAGCTCCTCGTAGGGCACGTCCGGCTTGACGTCGAGCAGGAGGACGGCCCGGCCGTCGGCCCAGGCGAGGGCTTCCAGCAGCGTCGGCACGCGGAACGTCGTGAGGAGGGAGTCCTCCGTGACGAGGCGGAGGCGGCGGATCTGCGCGAACGTCGTCTGGTCGACGCGGCCCGTGCCGGTCGTCGTCCGGTCGAGCGTCTCGTCGTGCATGAGGACCAGGACGCCGTCGGCCGTCCGTCGGACGTCGGTCTCGATGAGGGCCGGCGCGTGGTTGAGCGCGTACTCGAACGTCTCGACCGCGTTCTCGGGGAGCGCCCGCTGCGGCCCGCCGCGGTGCGCCGAGACGAGGACCGGCGCCGACGCCGTCCACCGGAGCGCCGAGGCGAGCTCCGCCGCCGAGTCGTAGTCGCGGTAGTGGACCGACGAGACCGGCGTGCGGACCCGGTCGGCCGGCCGCTCCTCCAGCCCGAGCGGGCGCGGCGAGCCGCACGCGCCGACGACGAGCGCCAGCAGGACGAGGGCGAGGCGCGTCACGAGCCCGCGGCCTCGGCGACGCCGTGCTTGAGGCGGGCGAGGACGCCCGCGAAGCCGCGTTGGCGCTGCGGCCCAAGGAGCTGGGACACGCCGAGTTGCCGGAGGAGGTCGTCGGGGATGGCCGCGACCTCGCCGGGCGTCGCCCCGTCGTACGCGTCGATCAGGATGCCGACGAGCGCCCGCTGCGTCGGCGCGTGGCCCGGGATGTCGGCGTGGAGGCGGACGACCCGGGCCCCCTCGGCCTCGGTGACCTCGGGGAAGAAGTAGACCTCCGCCTGGCACTCGTGGACGCGCCCCAGGCCGGCGTCGCGGGCCGCCTGGTAGCGGTCGGGGAGGGGCGGGAACTGGCGGGCGTGCTCGAGGAGCAACTCCACCTGGAGGTCGCGCGGGACCGACGCCAACTCGTCGGCGATCTCTTGGAGGCGGGCGTTCATTCCGAGTGGCGAGATCGTCGCGTTAGTCGTCGAGGTCGCCGTCGTCGTCGGGCTCGCCCTTCTCGACGGGCACGCCGACGAGGTTGCCCCACTCGGTCCACGAGCCGTCGTAGTTGCGGACGTCCTTGAAGCCGAGGAGGTACTTCAGCACGAACCACGTGTGGCTGGAGCGCTCGCCGATCCGGCAGTACGCGATCGTCTCGGCCTTCGGGTCGAGGTCCTGCTCCTCGAGGTAGATCGCCTCGAGGTCCTCGCGGCTCTTGAACGTCCCGTCGGCGTTGGCCGCGCGGCTCCAGGGCACGTTCGAGGCGCCCGGGATGTGGCCGGCGCGGAGGGCCGCCTCGGAGGCCGGGTCGTGCGGGGCGTGCGAGATCTCGCCGATGTACTCCGCCGGGCTCCGGACGTCGACGAGGGCCCCGCCGTCCTGCATGTGGGCGAGGACGTCGTCGCGGAAGGCGCGGATCGAGGGGTCCGGCTTCTCGGCCGAGTAGTCGGTGGAGTCGTACTTCGGGACCTCGGTCGTGAGCGTCCGGCCCTCGGCCTCCCACTTGGCCCGGCCGCCGTCCATGACGCGGCAGTCCGCGTGGCCGAACATCTTGAACGTCCAGAAGGCGTAGGTGGCCCACCAGTTCGACTTGTCGCCGTAGAACACGAGCGTCGTGTCGGGGCGGATGCCGAGGCGGGAGCAGAGGGCCTCGAACGGCTTCTGGCCGATGTAGTCGCGGACGTCAGGGTCCTGGAGGTCCGTCTGCCAGTCGACGTGGACGGCGTTGTGGAGGTGGCCGGTGGCGTAGAGCAGGACGTCCTCGTTCGACTCGATCACGCGGACGCGCTCGGTGTCGGCGAGGTGCTTGGCGACCCAGTCGGTGGAGACGAGGACCTCGGGGTGGGCGTACTCGGACATGGTGGGGGAGGGGCGGGGGTGGAAGGTACGAGGCTCGTCGCCGGCGCCGGCGCCGGGGCGACCGCGCGGGCTCTTCATGTTGTCTCCCTCTTAGGTCGATCCCGAAATGGCCTTAACCTCGTGAGGAGCGAGCCTGACCCGCCGAGCGGGCCGCAGCCGGTCCACCGACTGGGGGACGCCCCGGTGCCTTGACAGGGTTTTCCGGGGCCAGGTATATTCGCTCCCGTCGCCTTAACACGCCCTACACCGAACCGCCCACCCGCTCAGGTTGATACCGTCCTCCATTTGCCAGGACCAGCAGCCAAGCGTGCGTGGGTACGCCAGGGCGACACGCGACCGTGGGGTCGCACGGGCCGCTCGGTCGGCCCACGACCCAGACCCGGGGCTTAGGACTCGTCCCGGACGCCCCACAGCCCCGGCCCTCGGGTCACGGCATCATCCGACCGGCGTCTCTTGACGCACTTCCAATCCCGGGCCACCGGCGCCCGGGCTCACACACCACCCTTCAGGAGGTAGCAATGTTTCGTTCACTGAGCACCGCCGTGCTCTTGCTGCTGTTCGCGCTGCCCGGCGTGGCACTGGCGCAGAACACCGGCAAGCTGTCAGGCCGCGTGACGGACGCCGATACCGGCGATCCCCTCATCGGCGCCAACGTGTATCTCGCCGACATCCAGCGTGGCGCGGCCACGGACATCGACGGCAACTACACCATCCTCGGCATCCCCGTCGGCCAGTACGACATCCAGTACTCGTACACGGGCTACCAGTCCGAGTTGATCACGGGCGTCGAGCTCTCGCAGGGCCGTACCCGCGTGGTCGACGTCGAGCTCTCGTCCGAGTCGCTCGGAGAGGTCGTCGTCGAGTATGAGCGGCCGCTCATCCAGGCGGACGCCATCGGCGTCCCGAAGGTCGTGACCGGTGAGGACATTCAGAACCTCCCCGTCCGCGGCGTCGAGGGCGTGGCCTCGATCCAGGCCGGCGTCGTCTCCAACGACGGCTCCGGGACCCTCAACATCCGCGGCGGTCGCGGCGAGGAGGTCACGTACTACATCGACGGCGTGAAGGTGATCGGTGGGGCCGCGGGCCGCGCCGTCCCGCAGCAGGCCATCGCCGAGCAGGAGATGCTCATCGGCACGATCCCGCCCCAGTACGGCGACGCGACGGCCGGCATCATCTCGATCTCGACGCGGTCCGGCGGCAACGACTTCTTCGGCTCGCTCGAGGCCATTACCTCGACCGGCCTCGACTCGTTCGGCTACAACCTCGGCGCGCTCACGCTCGGCGGCCCGATCGTGAAGGACTTCGCGAGCTTCTTCGTGTCCGTCCAGGGGACGTACTCCGAGGACGACTCGCCCTACGCGCTCGAGACGCTCCAGCTCAACGACGACGTCTACAACGCGATCCAGCAGTCGCCCCAGGTCGTCCG
This sequence is a window from Rubrivirga marina. Protein-coding genes within it:
- a CDS encoding GNAT family N-acetyltransferase, with protein sequence MSTPPVLRLTLRDGRPVVLRPVVAADKDRLAAGFDELSADSRRLRFLGSVSTLSDAHLRYLTEVDGHDHVAWGALDLQAPDAPGFGVGRFIRLKEAPSIAEFSLTVLDTAQGHGVGQLLLAVLAVVAPSVGVQTLRGVVGRENERMTYWLHRLGATSSGSDQDLVMDLHLPVDPAVSESAADFVETADQIRRAMRRGGTSEGRPSRSARS
- a CDS encoding SufE family protein: MNARLQEIADELASVPRDLQVELLLEHARQFPPLPDRYQAARDAGLGRVHECQAEVYFFPEVTEAEGARVVRLHADIPGHAPTQRALVGILIDAYDGATPGEVAAIPDDLLRQLGVSQLLGPQRQRGFAGVLARLKHGVAEAAGS
- a CDS encoding YaiO family outer membrane beta-barrel protein, whose product is MRALLLFLLVTLPASAQSWGATASTAAEVVDGLDPWLESRVSVGGRAGVLAGVAEAGVVERYDQAAPFVGADLYPTLADGAYGNVRARWSPGSDVTARLDLGAEAFVALGRGWEASAGGRRLAFADRDVWIATASGARYVGPWYVRGQLAAVPDGDRVPVSTRLLVRHLGDGEGGAFGSFWELSLARGEEAVVESTGRTAVRGSWAVAGRLQRSLSGPVGVTLGAGYTADGDLSRGAAEAGVFVRF
- a CDS encoding glycerophosphodiester phosphodiesterase family protein yields the protein MTRLALVLLALVVGACGSPRPLGLEERPADRVRTPVSSVHYRDYDSAAELASALRWTASAPVLVSAHRGGPQRALPENAVETFEYALNHAPALIETDVRRTADGVLVLMHDETLDRTTTGTGRVDQTTFAQIRRLRLVTEDSLLTTFRVPTLLEALAWADGRAVLLLDVKPDVPYEELVASIRQHDAADRVAVITYSLEDHERLFAIAPDLVVSATAETPAEVDALLASPVDLGRVIAWTGVGVPNPTVVDRLHAVGIRAQAGAFGAIDAAARAASSPEPYDAILATGADVLSTDQVPLAALAAREANLIQ
- a CDS encoding sulfurtransferase yields the protein MSEYAHPEVLVSTDWVAKHLADTERVRVIESNEDVLLYATGHLHNAVHVDWQTDLQDPDVRDYIGQKPFEALCSRLGIRPDTTLVFYGDKSNWWATYAFWTFKMFGHADCRVMDGGRAKWEAEGRTLTTEVPKYDSTDYSAEKPDPSIRAFRDDVLAHMQDGGALVDVRSPAEYIGEISHAPHDPASEAALRAGHIPGASNVPWSRAANADGTFKSREDLEAIYLEEQDLDPKAETIAYCRIGERSSHTWFVLKYLLGFKDVRNYDGSWTEWGNLVGVPVEKGEPDDDGDLDD
- a CDS encoding DUF2357 domain-containing protein; the protein is METLFTVDSARVRLTWSGPRPAPPAVAPMAVTVLAAEDLRVTTAGGSHAIALEEETTYLVLVEGRDDQAVVLEHRDPVVTSGLASANEGRVLHGRIRVGSQAGRIRFDVRSGSTTLFRLEMDVLPTKLNGAEVSAMRSEVEAAAAGLAVAALRPTTVAVERGGEVPSVPVWLAALGQSVERLAEAVREIDRRPVLDAARSVSGQRPGRIRRPSAETWRAARRRGLAGPTLPARPAHLSSDTPAHRWLAARLGVVAHRLRVLLRHEGARRSSARRERVARDLRALLAEVDSLRKGTLMETVGARAPSVPPLVLRRHPVYAAAYDALRQLDRGIDLRSGSLDVATQDLAVLFETWVALAVVRVFADVLGAEPPARPFGVDAVGTDVRLRRGRSHGVRLQGRGMDVEIVNNPRFPAPPALLTQRPDLLVTIRHGGTTRRVVLDAKYRRDDSAAYRRRHGAAGPPEDALGTLHRYRDAIVEGPPVEIAAALFPGTADDAFFRSRLWTSLGSLGVGAIPFRPGDLGALTRFVADLTE
- a CDS encoding pectin acetylesterase-family hydrolase, whose product is MPRLSLFALALAALALTSCDSSEPEGPLADVAPGEWTFVEVEGSVCRDGSPTGIGVRLQEDSDDLMIYLEGGGACFNGATCSTNPSSFGATDFAGLVAQAGEAGVFSTSAANPVGDWNVVYVPYCTGDVHAGSFPNNTLLQAAGVDGTQQFVGHQNVKRALALLEDGLGTQSRVLLAGSSAGGLGTLFNFDAVAQTFDDADLFLVDDSGPLFFADNVLSPQLVTQVVTLYNGSAALPSAPQLFQPDALPGVYDYYATRYPDATFGLASHLGDDVFQQFYGFGQAPGDPITDEEFAAGLRDVRAQLPESWGTFFAEGDAHTFLRARYTLVSAGVSFDAWLAGLLAGTPTDVDPGTARLVAAR
- a CDS encoding McrB family protein, whose translation is MTYWLWSVPPDVYPAALRAGTFALWRQGRARLEEVRPGDRIFAYLPGRQVIAGEFEAIGPPFEDATALAPGRHLPHRLRVRPVAVLPEELWVPRDGVADDLRVLEEYSEHAPETRFRRVVQQVLHPLPRIDGTVLSFVVQARLGTDPDALMGAVEAVRQARAEALDASRRPPEAAEPAPASVVAEASVGYVAPEDFDRAAAMERLLGDLASRGYRYAPWAVAAYVTALRTKPFVLLAGVTGVGKSRLPVLVAEATGGTSTVLPVRPDWTDPAETMGFVDLGGRFRPGAVLRAAHGAAEDPDRFHTLVFDEMNLGRPEHYLAEVLSRIEQRAPAPGGYESPPLLTETLQAGDALWQAVRLPPTLGLVGTVNVDESAHAFSRKVLDRAFVIELVARDLGDWQSASVEESTDRWPAEAWTPRAVRLGELTGLTGDEHASVARTVGAVTEAGHVLAPSGLGVGYRTRDEAALFVLHAAEAPGAFRDEAEAPVDPLDLALLTKLVPRLDGARSAARSAAYGLLGWTLDGSTADARDAERIVDDWITDGRPEALPDARFPRTAARLARIVEGALDDGVASFWG